A window of the Isosphaera pallida ATCC 43644 genome harbors these coding sequences:
- a CDS encoding sulfate/molybdate ABC transporter ATP-binding protein: protein MGIVVRHLRKRFGDYVALDDVSFEVPDGQLVGLLGPSGSGKSTVLRIIAGLEAPDFGTVELTGEDATTLPTRQRGVGFVFQHYALFRHMTVRQNIAFGLEVKKCPRTEIKKRVDELLDLVQLTPHAERYPSQLSGGQRQRVALARALAPRPRVLLLDEPFGALDAKVREELRAWLRKLHDEVHVTSLFVTHDQQEAFEVADQVVILHQGRVEQIGPPQELYERPATPFVTEFLGAVNLLRGEAIRNGRVMVQGVPTPASDPLVPSDAIGPFKVYVRPHDLEINRFGYADGLGNVTLNEGWRARVLKLVPMGSHVRVELVLADGTWIHVQTPRERQAELRLAPGEDVLVTPRNLKVFYESAPAHVPDYVI, encoded by the coding sequence GTGGGGATTGTGGTGCGTCACCTTCGGAAACGGTTCGGCGACTACGTCGCGCTCGACGACGTTTCCTTCGAGGTACCCGACGGCCAACTCGTCGGTTTGTTGGGACCTTCCGGCTCTGGCAAATCGACTGTCTTGCGGATCATCGCCGGACTAGAGGCCCCTGACTTCGGCACCGTGGAACTCACCGGCGAGGACGCTACCACCTTGCCTACCCGTCAGCGCGGGGTCGGCTTTGTCTTTCAGCATTACGCGCTTTTTCGACACATGACGGTGCGTCAGAATATCGCCTTTGGCCTAGAGGTCAAGAAATGTCCCCGTACCGAGATCAAGAAACGGGTTGATGAACTGCTCGACCTGGTGCAACTGACTCCGCACGCCGAGCGTTACCCGTCGCAACTTTCTGGCGGTCAGCGGCAACGGGTTGCCCTGGCCCGCGCGTTGGCTCCGCGTCCCCGCGTGCTGTTGCTTGACGAACCCTTCGGCGCGCTAGATGCCAAGGTGCGTGAGGAACTCCGCGCTTGGTTGCGCAAGCTGCATGACGAGGTCCATGTCACCAGCCTGTTTGTCACCCACGACCAGCAGGAAGCCTTTGAAGTGGCCGATCAGGTCGTCATCCTTCACCAGGGTCGGGTTGAGCAGATCGGGCCTCCCCAGGAACTTTATGAGCGTCCGGCGACCCCGTTTGTCACCGAGTTCCTTGGCGCGGTCAATTTGCTTCGGGGCGAGGCGATCCGCAATGGTCGTGTGATGGTTCAAGGGGTCCCCACGCCTGCCTCCGACCCCCTTGTCCCCAGCGACGCGATTGGCCCGTTCAAAGTTTATGTTCGTCCCCACGACCTCGAAATCAACCGCTTTGGATACGCCGACGGCCTGGGAAATGTCACCCTAAACGAAGGCTGGCGGGCGCGGGTGCTGAAATTGGTGCCCATGGGGTCGCACGTCCGCGTGGAGCTTGTTCTAGCCGACGGCACTTGGATCCATGTCCAAACCCCTCGGGAACGCCAGGCCGAATTGCGCTTGGCCCCCGGCGAGGACGTATTGGTGACGCCACGCA